In Gossypium arboreum isolate Shixiya-1 chromosome 6, ASM2569848v2, whole genome shotgun sequence, the following are encoded in one genomic region:
- the LOC108484604 gene encoding uncharacterized protein LOC108484604 produces the protein MKGRKTKGAPSADLLVCFPSRSRLTLMPKPISSPARPSETNIRHHNHRYHHHPLIKRSRTRNGSGVGLASPLLWANNKQMRPEITEPSSPKVTCAGQIKVRSKTTSCKTWQSVMEEIERIHNSRRHKKRAGWIESLGFKKEVMQFLTCLRSIRFDFRCFRSFPQSDITTEDDDDEDEESQENHNHIHDDDKEASRTVFSKWFMVLQENQNDGLLKEEKGKSHDVDVVDDDDQTAVPPPNALLLMRCRSAPAKSWLKENVKDEENIQNDDEAEECKKKYEKKTKNLRSLMEEENRKTTTQSLVVMKYDLGFYKTCSSDIAKETWVVGGFKDPLSRSRSWKR, from the coding sequence ATGAAAGGAAGAAAAACCAAAGGAGCTCCTTCAGCAGATTTGCTAGTATGTTTCCCATCTCGATCTCGTTTAACCTTAATGCCTAAGCCCATTTCTAGTCCAGCAAGGCCATCGGAAACCAACATCCGCCACCACAATCACCGCTATCATCACCACCCTCTCATTAAGAGATCAAGAACCAGGAATGGTAGTGGAGTAGGCTTAGCTAGCCCTCTTCTGTGGGCAAACAACAAGCAAATGAGACCCGAGATCACGGAACCGTCTTCCCCTAAAGTCACCTGCGCCGGGCAGATCAAAGTCAGGTCTAAAACCACCTCATGCAAAACCTGGCAATCAGTGATGGAAGAgattgaaaggattcacaacagCAGGCGTCACAAGAAGAGAGCCGGTTGGATCGAGTCCCTTGGTTTTAAAAAGGAAGTGATGCAGTTCTTGACCTGTTTGCGGAGCATCCGTTTCGATTTTCGATGTTTCAGGTCATTCCCTCAATCCGATATCACTAccgaagatgatgatgatgaagatgaAGAATCTCAagaaaaccataaccatatccATGATGATGACAAGGAGGCATCGAGAACCGTATTCTCGAAATGGTTCATGGTTCTTCAAGAGAATCAAAACGACGGACTTTTAAAAGAAGAAAAGGGGAAGTCCCATGACGTTGacgttgttgatgatgatgatcAAACTGCAGTTCCACCTCCAAATGCCCTCTTGCTTATGCGCTGTAGGTCAGCTCCTGCTAAAAGTTGGTTAAAAGAGAACGTTAAAGATGAAGAAAACATACAAAACGATGATGAAGCAGAAGAATGCAAGAAGAAATATGAGAAGAAAACAAAGAATTTAAGGTCATTAATGGAAGAAGAAAACAGAAAGACAACAACACAAAGCTTGGTGGTGATGAAGTACGACCTTGGTTTCTACAAAACTTGTTCTTCTGATATAGCCAAAGAGACATGGGTTGTTGGTGGATTCAAAGATCCATTATCTCGAAGTCGAAGTTGGAAGAGATGA
- the LOC108485682 gene encoding TPR repeat-containing thioredoxin TTL1-like, whose amino-acid sequence MTKCSMEQELGCGLMGGVFQRWSNWSKKSSVPALPGKGMNKVSKEPVTDKSKKLSNNDDSRRRRSTSTVEPVLPDSSNLAKPLPEQDQKPVRKSELLPPRNSVSYSHPVKDSRRRSNTGRSSTSSSSGSTHHSKELAKVTISDQQQSNNSKALIRATSSNIMLAGQLGNLRQLGAGSAVGNNGSNATIEALDKLPRKNSLGKLGGSVMGNIIRQPSDEFKQLHGLTGRLDPETLKNKGNEAYKQGRFEEALALYERAISLDSKQATYRCNKSAALLGLGRLMEAIAECKEAIQLDPAYCRAHHRLATIYFRLGEPEHALYHYKHAGNHADSNHISEAQTLIQRLKRCSDARKSHEWNTLLKETECVITSGVDSAPEVYALQTEALLKINKHQQACITYNKGPKFAIESCINFFGLTVSAYLLMIKALVNMVSGRLDEAVSAAQHAARLDPGNKEISLVVKRTRAVSSARLSGNLLFKASKFVEACIVYGEGLEYDSYNPVLLCNRAACRSKLGQFEKAIEDCTAALNVQPSYSKARLRRADCNSKLERWETAIQDYEMLIRETPGDEEVARALFEAKVQLKKQHGEDIEDLKFGSNLVLVSSNERFRHFVTSPGMTVVLFCNKTKHKQVVQIMEQVCKRFPSINFLKVEIEDHPYLAKSEALTCIPAFKIYKNGSRVKEVPGNDPELLERSVKLYSS is encoded by the exons ATGACAAAATGTTCAATGGAGCAGGAGCTAGGATGTGGTCTAATGGGGGGAGTTTTTCAACGTTGGAGCAACTGGTCGAAAAAATCATCGGTGCCGGCACTGCCCGGAAAAGGGATGAACAAGGTTTCAAAAGAGCCGGTTACTGATAAGTCTAAGAAGCTTTCAAACAATGATGATTCCAGGAGGAGACGTAGTACCAGCACTGTGGAGCCTGTCCTCCCGGATTCATCCAACTTGGCTAAGCCTTTACCGGAACAGGATCAGAAACCGGTAAGGAAGTCCGAGTTGTTGCCACCGCGAAACTCGGTTTCGTATTCTCACCCTGTGAAAGACAGTAGGAGACGTTCAAATACCGGCAGAAGCTCGACGTCGTCCTCGTCTGGCTCAACACATCACTCCAAGGAGCTTGCTAAGGTAACCATTAGTGATCAACAGCAATCAAACAATAGCAAAGCTCTTATTCGAGCAACTTCGAGTAATATAATGCTAGCAGGCCAGTTGGGAAACTTAAGACAGCTTGGAGCTGGGAGTGCTGTAGGGAACAATGGTTCCAATGCAACAATCGAAGCTTTGGATAAACTACCAAGAAAAAACAGCCTTGGTAAACTTGGTGGTTCAGTGATGGGCAATATTATAAGGCAACCTAGTGATGAGTTTAAACAGCTTCACGGTCTAACAGGTAGACTGGATCCTGAAACACTGAAGAACAAGGGAAATGAGGCATACAAGCAAGGAAGGTTTGAAGAGGCATTGGCTTTATACGAACGAGCAATCTCTCTCGATTCTAAACAGGCGACATATCGGTGTAATAAAAGCGCTGCCTTGTTAGGTTTAGGCCGTCTTATGGAGGCTATTGCTGAGTGCAAAGAAGCTATCCAGCTTGATCCTGCTTATTGCAGAGCTCATCACCGTTTGGCAACAATTTATTTCAG ATTGGGAGAACCAGAACATGCATTATATCATTACAAACATGCCGGAAATCATGCAGACTCTAATCACATATCTGAAGCTCAAACTCTAATCCAACGTCTCAAAAGATGCTCCGACGCACGAAAATCACACGAATGGAACACTTTACTCAAGGAGACTGAATGTGTTATAACCTCAGGAGTCGATTCTGCACCCGAG GTCTATGCTTTACAAACAGAGGCCTTGTTGAAGATCAACAAGCATCAACAGGCTTGTATAACTTACAACAAAGGACCAAAATTTGCCATTGAATCTTGTATTAATTTCTTTGGCCTGACTGTTAGTGCTTATCTTTTAATGATCAAAGCACTGGTAAACATGGTTTCTGGCAG GCTAGATGAGGCTGTATCAGCAGCTCAGCATGCGGCTAGACTCGATCCAGGCAACAAGGAAATAAGCCTAGTGGTAAAGAGGACTAGAGCAGTATCGTCAGCTCGACTGAGCGGTAACTTGCTCTTCAAGGCATCAAAATTTGTAGAGGCTTGCATCGTATATGGTGAAGGACTCGAATACGATTCATACAATCCAGTTTTGCTATGCAACAGAGCAGCTTGCAGATCAAAGTTAGGCCAATTTGAAAAAGCCATTGAAGATTGCACAGCTGCTCTCAATGTTCAACCATCTTATAGCAAGGCAAGGCTAAGGAGAGCTGATTGTAATTCCAAG CTTGAAAGATGGGAAACTGCAATCCAAGATTATGAGATGTTGATAAGGGAAACCCCTGGAGATGAGGAGGTGGCTCGAGCTTTGTTCGAGGCTAAGGTCCAACTCAAAAAGCAGCATGGTGAAGACATTGAGGACTTGAAGTTTGGGTCAAATCTAGTTTTGGTCTCTAGCAACGAGCGTTTCAGGCACTTTGTAACCTCACCTG GGATGACTGTGGTGCTTTTCTGTAACAAAACAAAACACAAGCAAGTAGTGCAAATAATGGAACAAGTGTGCAAGAGATTCCCATCTATCAACTTCCTCAAGGTGGAGATAGAAGATCATCCTTACTTAGCTAAGTCAGAGGCATTAACCTGCATTCCAGCTTTCAAGATATACAAGAATGGATCAAGGGTTAAAGAAGTTCCAGGCAATGACCCTGAATTGCTAGAAAGATCAGTCAAATTGTACAGCAGTTGA